A region from the Corylus avellana chromosome ca7, CavTom2PMs-1.0 genome encodes:
- the LOC132187651 gene encoding GDSL esterase/lipase 1-like isoform X1 encodes MMGLRFHFRFLVLCACLILPITQCLAHTCLPEEHAALFIFGDSLFDAGNNNYINATTNFPANVWPYGETFFKYPTGRASNGRLIPDFIAEYAKLPFILPYLHPGYPRYTDGANFASGGAGALFENSSRRGWVIDLNTQLKYFKNMETVLKRTLGEAQTKKLLSRAVYLFSIGTNDYAAPFSTNSSLLRFSTHEEYVDMVIGNFTTVIKEIHRKGGRKFGFLNLPPAGYFPSTKATMPQNSEEITALVKRHNKALSHALQILASQLEGFKYSYTNLYNFITERMNNPLKYGFKEGRMGCCGSGPYRGIQSCGRKRSINDQYELCGNPSEYLFFDSAHPSEKANEQLAKLLWNGNLDVTWPYNLKALFGQKQREIN; translated from the exons ATGATGGGTTTAAGGTTCCATTTCCGTTTCTTGGTTTTGTGTGCATGCCTTATTCTCCCAATTACCCAATGCCTTGCTCACACCTGTCTGCCGGAGGAACATGCTGCCCTGTTCATTTTCGGGGATTCATTATTTGATGCCGGAAACAATAACTATATCAACGCCACCACTAATTTTCCGGCAAATGTTTGGCCATATGGGGAAACGTTCTTCAAGTACCCAACTGGGAGAGCTTCTAATGGCCGTCTAATTCCAGATTTCATAG CTGAGTATGCAAAGTTGCCATTCATTCTACCGTATCTACATCCTGGTTATCCTCGATATACTGATGGGGCTAACTTTGCATCAGGAGGTGCTGGTGCTCTTTTTGAAAATAGCTCTCGTCGAGGATGG GTGATAGACCTAAACACTCAACTTAAATATTTCAAGAACATGGAGACGGTGTTGAAGCGTACACTTGGTGAAGCACAAACAAAGAAATTGTTGTCCAGAGCTGTTTACTTATTTAGCATTGGAACCAACGATTACGCAGCCCCTTTCAGTACAAACTCCAGCCTGCTTCGATTTTCCACGCATGAAGAATATGTAGATATGGTGATTGGCAACTTCACAACTGTGATCAAA GAAATACATAGGAAAGGAGGAAGGAAATTTGGGTTTCTAAACTTGCCACCAGCGGGTTATTTTCCATCTACGAAAGCAACAATGCCACAAAATAGTGAGGAAATTACAGCACTGGTTAAACGGCATAATAAAGCACTCTCTCATGCCCTCCAGATCCTCGCGAGCCAGCTGGAAGGATTCAAATATTCATATACCAATCTCTACAATTTTATCACCGAAAGAATGAATAACCCTTTAAAATATG gtttcaAAGAAGGGAGGATGGGATGTTGTGGAAGTGGTCCATACAGAGGAATTCAAAGTTGTGGAAGGAAGAGATCAATCAATGATCAGTATGAATTATGTGGGAACCCCAGTGAATATCTGTTTTTTGACTCTGCTCATCCATCTGAAAAGGCTAACGAGCAACTAGCCAAACTATTATGGAATGGAAATCTTGATGTCACATGGCCTTACAATCTAAAAGCACTATTTGGACAGAAGCAAAGGGAGATTAATTAA
- the LOC132187651 gene encoding GDSL esterase/lipase 1-like isoform X2, with the protein MMGLRFHFRFLVLCACLILPITQCLAHTCLPEEHAALFIFGDSLFDAGNNNYINATTNFPANVWPYGETFFKYPTGRASNGRLIPDFIGGAGALFENSSRRGWVIDLNTQLKYFKNMETVLKRTLGEAQTKKLLSRAVYLFSIGTNDYAAPFSTNSSLLRFSTHEEYVDMVIGNFTTVIKEIHRKGGRKFGFLNLPPAGYFPSTKATMPQNSEEITALVKRHNKALSHALQILASQLEGFKYSYTNLYNFITERMNNPLKYGFKEGRMGCCGSGPYRGIQSCGRKRSINDQYELCGNPSEYLFFDSAHPSEKANEQLAKLLWNGNLDVTWPYNLKALFGQKQREIN; encoded by the exons ATGATGGGTTTAAGGTTCCATTTCCGTTTCTTGGTTTTGTGTGCATGCCTTATTCTCCCAATTACCCAATGCCTTGCTCACACCTGTCTGCCGGAGGAACATGCTGCCCTGTTCATTTTCGGGGATTCATTATTTGATGCCGGAAACAATAACTATATCAACGCCACCACTAATTTTCCGGCAAATGTTTGGCCATATGGGGAAACGTTCTTCAAGTACCCAACTGGGAGAGCTTCTAATGGCCGTCTAATTCCAGATTTCATAG GAGGTGCTGGTGCTCTTTTTGAAAATAGCTCTCGTCGAGGATGG GTGATAGACCTAAACACTCAACTTAAATATTTCAAGAACATGGAGACGGTGTTGAAGCGTACACTTGGTGAAGCACAAACAAAGAAATTGTTGTCCAGAGCTGTTTACTTATTTAGCATTGGAACCAACGATTACGCAGCCCCTTTCAGTACAAACTCCAGCCTGCTTCGATTTTCCACGCATGAAGAATATGTAGATATGGTGATTGGCAACTTCACAACTGTGATCAAA GAAATACATAGGAAAGGAGGAAGGAAATTTGGGTTTCTAAACTTGCCACCAGCGGGTTATTTTCCATCTACGAAAGCAACAATGCCACAAAATAGTGAGGAAATTACAGCACTGGTTAAACGGCATAATAAAGCACTCTCTCATGCCCTCCAGATCCTCGCGAGCCAGCTGGAAGGATTCAAATATTCATATACCAATCTCTACAATTTTATCACCGAAAGAATGAATAACCCTTTAAAATATG gtttcaAAGAAGGGAGGATGGGATGTTGTGGAAGTGGTCCATACAGAGGAATTCAAAGTTGTGGAAGGAAGAGATCAATCAATGATCAGTATGAATTATGTGGGAACCCCAGTGAATATCTGTTTTTTGACTCTGCTCATCCATCTGAAAAGGCTAACGAGCAACTAGCCAAACTATTATGGAATGGAAATCTTGATGTCACATGGCCTTACAATCTAAAAGCACTATTTGGACAGAAGCAAAGGGAGATTAATTAA